The proteins below come from a single Drosophila busckii strain San Diego stock center, stock number 13000-0081.31 chromosome X, ASM1175060v1, whole genome shotgun sequence genomic window:
- the LOC108606675 gene encoding probable phosphorylase b kinase regulatory subunit alpha isoform X10, with protein sequence MRSRSNSGVRLDYYQRIVHRLILAHQEPVTGLFPASNVNSHAWIRDNVYCILAVWGLSMAYKKIADQDEDRAKCYELEQSCVKLMRGLLMAMMNQKDKVEKFKMTQSPFDSLHAKYSSKNGLPVVADNEWGHLQIDAVSLYLLILAQMTASGLQIVFSLDEVSFIQNLVFYIESAYSIPDYGIWERGDKTNHGEPELNASSIGMAKAALEAMNELDLFGARGGPASVIHVLADEAHKCQAVLQSMLPRESNSKELDSGLLCVIGFPAFAVDDAQLIHNTKDAILSRLQGKYGCKRFLRDGYRTPKEDPTRLYYERWELRMFENIECEWPLFYCYLILFHAFQNDKRAVQDYADRLEKIMVRSEDGILLVPESYAVPQELVGNEYQKPGSQPREVVGRCPFLWGQSLFILGRLLQEGFLAVGELDPLNRRLGAQKKPDVVVQVVIIAEDNEIRDKLAEHDLHVQTIAEVAPIEVQPARVLSHLYTYLGRNRKLGLTGRKSRDVGILSTSKLYSLKDRIFAFTPQFVDLSRFYIASDNELMIDILKGEINFLKSAWDLLGRPLVTLVLKRIHLDQDKIPLAMIQTMRKLKSGYINGTRVMLGNLKDFLNTSAITDLSFLGSTEDGYPDRLHPDVQTYLDEHLLRSFSNRSTMNLRGGQLRPRHLRRRMSCKGAIKKTRSINVDSDNLGMEGPTPLTERRLSSIVPPPWLQANKQGHVSVFATTPEEGPTSPPQLGGELGLRENIYPVDPLHSRSAMDRRSEFVRQQEMPKILIQRHRAETNFADTEVEELIAMLRETENLDDQGDILQYLVDTQGLDFNTAGLGLKHKKDDDNASGMLEEGRVVTVRDLLKGLYEKACQQKLWGLVRHTAGMLGKRVEDLGKAVTDLLVRQKQVTVGMPPNNEHTITAPLPEVELRQLIHDAYGDDESTAMLTQELMVYLAMFIRTEPQLFHEMLRLRVGLIIQVMAKELSRTLNCGGEAASEHLLNLSPFEMKNLLYHILSGKEFAVSSVARGNLSIVSCKSSRVSKKSQIGLGDPEGEDALIATIDDRQGQWLRRRRLDGALNRVPRDFYSRVWTVLERCQGLAIEGRVLQQSLTQEMTPGELKFALEVETALNQIPQPEYRQLVVEALMVLTLVTEHNMVPSLGDIIYVEHLVHKANQLFLEDQRKVQGDATLCCAKLKDGKEQQQAASGMLLCGGAAYICQHLYDSAPSGSYGTMTYMSRAVALVLDCVPKHGEMECAIS encoded by the exons ATGCGTTCGCGTAGTAATTCGGGCGTGCGCCTGGACTATTATCAGCGCATAGTGCATCGTCTGATATTGGCGCATCAAGAGCCAGTGACTGGGCTGTTTCCCGCATCGAATGTAAACTCACACGCCTGGATTCGTGACAATGTTTATTGCATACTGGCCGTTTGGGGTCTATCGATGGCCTATAAAAAGATAGCCGACCAGGATGAGGATCGTGCCAAATGCTACGAGCTAGAGCAGAGCTGCGTCAAGCTAATGCGCGGCCTGCTCATGGCCATGATGAACCAAAAGGATAAAGTGgagaaatttaaaatgacaCAGAGTCCGTTCGATTCACTGCATGCCAAATATTCAAGCAAAAATGGTTTACCCGTTGTTGCAGACAATGAGTGGGGACATTTGCAAATCGATGCAGTGTCGCTCTATCTGCTTATCTTAGCACAAATGACGGCGTCCGGCTTGCAGATAGTTTTCTCACTGGACGAGGTCAGCTTTATACAGAATCTGGTATTCTATATAGAATCTGCTTACTCTATACCCGACTATGGCATTTGGGAGCGCGGCGACAAGACCAATCATGGCGAGCCCGAGCTAAACGCCAGCTCCATTGGCATGGCCAAGGCAGCATTGGAGGCCATGAACGAATTAGATTTATTTGGCGCACGTGGCGGTCCAGCTAGCGTGATACATGTACTGGCCGATGAGGCGCACAAATGCCAAGCAGTGCTGCAGTCCATGCTGCCACGCGAATCCAACAGCAAGGAACTGGACTCGGGTCTGCTGTGTGTCATTGGCTTTCCAGCCTTTGCTGTGGATGATGCACAGCTTATACACAATACCAAAGATGCCATACTATCACGCCTGCAGGGCAAATACGGCTGCAAGCGTTTCCTACGCGATGGCTATCGCACACCCAAAGAAGACCCAACGCGTCTCTACTACGAGCGCTGGGAACTGCGCATGTTTGAGAATATTGAATGCGAATGGCCGCTGTTCTATTGCTATTTAATTCTCTTTCATGCATTTCAAAATGATAAGCGTGCTGTGCAGGACTATGCAGATCGTCTGGAGAAGATTATGGTGCGCTCAGAAGATGGTATATTGCTTGTGCCTGAGAGCTATGCTGTGCCGCAGGAACTAGTGGGCAATGAGTATCAAAAGCCAGGCTCACAGCCACGTGAAGTTGTGGGCCGTTGTCCCTTTCTCTGGGGTCAGTCGCTGTTCATTTTAGGACGACTCTTGCAAGAG GGCTTTCTAGCTGTGGGCGAGCTGGATCCCTTGAATCGTCGCTTGGGTGCACAGAAGAAACCCGATGTGGTCGTTCAAGTAGTCATCATAGCGGAAGATAATGAGATACGCGATAAGCTGGCTGAGCACGACTTGCATGTGCAAACTATAGCCGAGGTGGCGCCCATTGAGGTGCAGCCTGCACGTGTCTTAAGTCATTTATATACCTATCTAGGACGCAATCGCAAGTTGGGCCTAACTGGACGCAAATCGCGTGATGTGGGCATCTTGAGCACGAGTAAATTGTATTCACTAAAGGATCGTATATTTGCGTTTACGCCACAG TTTGTCGACTTGTCGCGCTTCTATATTGCCTCCGATAATGAACTTATGATTGACATCCTTAAAGGCGAAATCAATTTTCTAAAATCCGCTTGGGATCTGCTGGGTCGTCCCTTAGTGACGCTTGTGCTAAAGCGCATACATTTAG accAAGACAAAATACCGTTGGCCATGATACAAACAATGAGGAAATTGAAATCGGGCTACATCAATGGCACACGTGTTATGCTGGGAAATCTCAAGGACTTTCTCAATACTTCGGCCATAACGGATTTGAGCTTCTTAGGCAGCACAGAGGACGGCTATCCGGATCGTTTGCATCCGGATGTGCAAACCTATTTGGACGAGCATCTTCTGCGTTCGTTCAGCAATCGCAGCACCATGAATTTGCGCGGTGGACAGTTGCGTCCGCGTCATTTGCGTCGACGCATGTCCTGCAAGGGTGCAATCAAGAAGACGCGCTCCATCAATGTGGACT CTGACAATCTGGGCATGGAGGGACCTACGCCTTTGACCGAACGCCGTCTGTCGTCCATTGTGCCGCCTCCTTGGCTGCAGGCCAACAAGCAAGGACATGTAAGCGTGTTTGCCACAACACCCGAGGAGGGACCGACCTCACCACCCCAGCTGGGCGGAGAGCTGGGCCTGCGCGAGAATATCTATCCTGTGGATCCGTTGCACAGTCGTTCGGCCATGGATCGACGCAGCGAGTTTGTGCGCCAGCAAGAAA TGCCAAAAATTCTCATTCAACGCCATCGCGCGGAAACAAACTTTGCCGACACAGAGGTAGAGGAATTGATTGCAATGCTACGTGAAACGGAGAATCTCGATGACCAAGGCGACATCTTGCAGTATTTGGTTGATACCCAAGGCCTGGACTTTAATACGG CTGGGCTGGGATTAAAGCATAAGAAAGATGATGATAATGCGTCTG GAATGCTGGAAGAGGGACGCGTTGTGACAGTACGTGATCTGCTCAAGGGTCTCTATGAGAAGGCCTGCCAGCAGAAGCTTTGGGGTCTGGTGCGCCACACTGCCGGCATGCTGGGCAAACGTGTTGAGGACTTGGGTAAGGCAGTGACCGATCTGCTGGTGCGTCAAAAACAGGTAACCGTGGGCATGCCGCCGAACAATGAGCATACTATAACGGCACCCTTGCCCGAGGTAGAGCTGCGCCAGCTGATACACGAT GCTTACGGCGATGACGAGAGTACGGCCATGTTGACGCAGGAGCTTATGGTATATCTGGCCATGTTCATACGCACCGAACCGCAGCTGTTCCATGAAATGTTGCGCCTGCGCGTTGGCCTTATCATTCAGGTAATGGCCAAGGAGCTGTCGCGCACGCTGAACTGCGGCGGTGAAGCCGCCTCGGAGCATCTACTTAATCTGTCGCCATTTGAGATGAAGAATCTGCTTTATCACATACTAAGCGGCAAGGAGTTTGCCGTCAGCAGCG tggcACGCGGTAATCTATCCATTGTCAGCTGCAAATCGAGTCGCGTTAGCAAGAAGAGCCAAATTGGTTTGGGTGATCCGGAGGGCGAGGATGCACTTATAGCCACCATAGATGATCGCCAGGGTCAATGgttgcgtcgtcgtcgtctcgaTGGTGCTCTAAATCGTGTGCCACGTGATTTCTATTCACGTGTTTGGACCGTGCTGGAAAGATGTCAGGGCCTGGCCATTGAGGGTCGTGTGCTGCAGCAGAGTCTGACGCAGGAGATGACGCCAGGCGAACTGAAGTTTGCCTTGGAAGTGGAAACGGCATTGAATCAAATACCACAGCCTGAATATAGGCAGCTGGTAGTGGAGGCACTCATGGTACTCACCTTGGTTACCGAGCATAATATGGTGCCCAGTCTGGGTGATATCATTTATGTAGAACATCTGGTGCACAAGGCAAATCAACTGTTCTTGGAGGATCAGCGCAAAGTGCAAGGCGATGCCACGCTCTGCTGTGCCAAGCTTAAGGATGGCaaggagcaacagcaggccGCCTCGGGCATGCTGCTCTGTGGTGGTGCCGCCTACATCTGTCAGCATCTCTATGATAG TGCGCCCAGCGGCAGCTATGGCACCATGACCTACATGTCTCGCGCTGTGGCCCTTGTGCTTGACTGTGTGCCCAAGCATGGTGAAATGGAATGCGCCATCTCCTAA
- the LOC108606675 gene encoding probable phosphorylase b kinase regulatory subunit alpha isoform X7: MRSRSNSGVRLDYYQRIVHRLILAHQEPVTGLFPASNVNSHAWIRDNVYCILAVWGLSMAYKKIADQDEDRAKCYELEQSCVKLMRGLLMAMMNQKDKVEKFKMTQSPFDSLHAKYSSKNGLPVVADNEWGHLQIDAVSLYLLILAQMTASGLQIVFSLDEVSFIQNLVFYIESAYSIPDYGIWERGDKTNHGEPELNASSIGMAKAALEAMNELDLFGARGGPASVIHVLADEAHKCQAVLQSMLPRESNSKELDSGLLCVIGFPAFAVDDAQLIHNTKDAILSRLQGKYGCKRFLRDGYRTPKEDPTRLYYERWELRMFENIECEWPLFYCYLILFHAFQNDKRAVQDYADRLEKIMVRSEDGILLVPESYAVPQELVGNEYQKPGSQPREVVGRCPFLWGQSLFILGRLLQEGFLAVGELDPLNRRLGAQKKPDVVVQVVIIAEDNEIRDKLAEHDLHVQTIAEVAPIEVQPARVLSHLYTYLGRNRKLGLTGRKSRDVGILSTSKLYSLKDRIFAFTPQHIDYEEYYTTRDPDLLASNFTTNLAFLTNNWRHMLGRPTITLMATHYMLDQDKIPLAMIQTMRKLKSGYINGTRVMLGNLKDFLNTSAITDLSFLGSTEDGYPDRLHPDVQTYLDEHLLRSFSNRSTMNLRGGQLRPRHLRRRMSCKGAIKKTRSINVDSDNLGMEGPTPLTERRLSSIVPPPWLQANKQGHVSVFATTPEEGPTSPPQLGGELGLRENIYPVDPLHSRSAMDRRSEFVRQQEITVPKILIQRHRAETNFADTEVEELIAMLRETENLDDQGDILQYLVDTQGLDFNTASNSSSSNNSNSAAAAKDEDNANSVVAPTSHAHAQSAATAASNNNNSFINDSSQSEGMLEEGRVVTVRDLLKGLYEKACQQKLWGLVRHTAGMLGKRVEDLGKAVTDLLVRQKQVTVGMPPNNEHTITAPLPEVELRQLIHDAYGDDESTAMLTQELMVYLAMFIRTEPQLFHEMLRLRVGLIIQVMAKELSRTLNCGGEAASEHLLNLSPFEMKNLLYHILSGKEFAVSSVARGNLSIVSCKSSRVSKKSQIGLGDPEGEDALIATIDDRQGQWLRRRRLDGALNRVPRDFYSRVWTVLERCQGLAIEGRVLQQSLTQEMTPGELKFALEVETALNQIPQPEYRQLVVEALMVLTLVTEHNMVPSLGDIIYVEHLVHKANQLFLEDQRKVQGDATLCCAKLKDGKEQQQAASGMLLCGGAAYICQHLYDSAPSGSYGTMTYMSRAVALVLDCVPKHGEMECAIS, from the exons ATGCGTTCGCGTAGTAATTCGGGCGTGCGCCTGGACTATTATCAGCGCATAGTGCATCGTCTGATATTGGCGCATCAAGAGCCAGTGACTGGGCTGTTTCCCGCATCGAATGTAAACTCACACGCCTGGATTCGTGACAATGTTTATTGCATACTGGCCGTTTGGGGTCTATCGATGGCCTATAAAAAGATAGCCGACCAGGATGAGGATCGTGCCAAATGCTACGAGCTAGAGCAGAGCTGCGTCAAGCTAATGCGCGGCCTGCTCATGGCCATGATGAACCAAAAGGATAAAGTGgagaaatttaaaatgacaCAGAGTCCGTTCGATTCACTGCATGCCAAATATTCAAGCAAAAATGGTTTACCCGTTGTTGCAGACAATGAGTGGGGACATTTGCAAATCGATGCAGTGTCGCTCTATCTGCTTATCTTAGCACAAATGACGGCGTCCGGCTTGCAGATAGTTTTCTCACTGGACGAGGTCAGCTTTATACAGAATCTGGTATTCTATATAGAATCTGCTTACTCTATACCCGACTATGGCATTTGGGAGCGCGGCGACAAGACCAATCATGGCGAGCCCGAGCTAAACGCCAGCTCCATTGGCATGGCCAAGGCAGCATTGGAGGCCATGAACGAATTAGATTTATTTGGCGCACGTGGCGGTCCAGCTAGCGTGATACATGTACTGGCCGATGAGGCGCACAAATGCCAAGCAGTGCTGCAGTCCATGCTGCCACGCGAATCCAACAGCAAGGAACTGGACTCGGGTCTGCTGTGTGTCATTGGCTTTCCAGCCTTTGCTGTGGATGATGCACAGCTTATACACAATACCAAAGATGCCATACTATCACGCCTGCAGGGCAAATACGGCTGCAAGCGTTTCCTACGCGATGGCTATCGCACACCCAAAGAAGACCCAACGCGTCTCTACTACGAGCGCTGGGAACTGCGCATGTTTGAGAATATTGAATGCGAATGGCCGCTGTTCTATTGCTATTTAATTCTCTTTCATGCATTTCAAAATGATAAGCGTGCTGTGCAGGACTATGCAGATCGTCTGGAGAAGATTATGGTGCGCTCAGAAGATGGTATATTGCTTGTGCCTGAGAGCTATGCTGTGCCGCAGGAACTAGTGGGCAATGAGTATCAAAAGCCAGGCTCACAGCCACGTGAAGTTGTGGGCCGTTGTCCCTTTCTCTGGGGTCAGTCGCTGTTCATTTTAGGACGACTCTTGCAAGAG GGCTTTCTAGCTGTGGGCGAGCTGGATCCCTTGAATCGTCGCTTGGGTGCACAGAAGAAACCCGATGTGGTCGTTCAAGTAGTCATCATAGCGGAAGATAATGAGATACGCGATAAGCTGGCTGAGCACGACTTGCATGTGCAAACTATAGCCGAGGTGGCGCCCATTGAGGTGCAGCCTGCACGTGTCTTAAGTCATTTATATACCTATCTAGGACGCAATCGCAAGTTGGGCCTAACTGGACGCAAATCGCGTGATGTGGGCATCTTGAGCACGAGTAAATTGTATTCACTAAAGGATCGTATATTTGCGTTTACGCCACAG CATATCGACTATGAAGAATACTACACCACACGCGATCCCGATTTGCTTGCTAGCAATTTCACTACAAACTTAGCCTTCTTGACCAACAATTGGCGTCACATGTTGGGCCGGCCAACAATAACATTAATGGCAACGCATTATATGCTAG accAAGACAAAATACCGTTGGCCATGATACAAACAATGAGGAAATTGAAATCGGGCTACATCAATGGCACACGTGTTATGCTGGGAAATCTCAAGGACTTTCTCAATACTTCGGCCATAACGGATTTGAGCTTCTTAGGCAGCACAGAGGACGGCTATCCGGATCGTTTGCATCCGGATGTGCAAACCTATTTGGACGAGCATCTTCTGCGTTCGTTCAGCAATCGCAGCACCATGAATTTGCGCGGTGGACAGTTGCGTCCGCGTCATTTGCGTCGACGCATGTCCTGCAAGGGTGCAATCAAGAAGACGCGCTCCATCAATGTGGACT CTGACAATCTGGGCATGGAGGGACCTACGCCTTTGACCGAACGCCGTCTGTCGTCCATTGTGCCGCCTCCTTGGCTGCAGGCCAACAAGCAAGGACATGTAAGCGTGTTTGCCACAACACCCGAGGAGGGACCGACCTCACCACCCCAGCTGGGCGGAGAGCTGGGCCTGCGCGAGAATATCTATCCTGTGGATCCGTTGCACAGTCGTTCGGCCATGGATCGACGCAGCGAGTTTGTGCGCCAGCAAGAAA TAACAGTGCCAAAAATTCTCATTCAACGCCATCGCGCGGAAACAAACTTTGCCGACACAGAGGTAGAGGAATTGATTGCAATGCTACGTGAAACGGAGAATCTCGATGACCAAGGCGACATCTTGCAGTATTTGGTTGATACCCAAGGCCTGGACTTTAATACGG cgagcaacagcagcagcagcaacaacagtaacagcgccgccgccgccaaggATGAGGATAATGCTAATTCGGTTGTTGCTCCAACgtctcacgctcacgctcaatCCGCCGCCACAGCCgcctccaacaacaacaatagtttcATTAACGATTCTTCTCAATCTGAAGGAATGCTGGAAGAGGGACGCGTTGTGACAGTACGTGATCTGCTCAAGGGTCTCTATGAGAAGGCCTGCCAGCAGAAGCTTTGGGGTCTGGTGCGCCACACTGCCGGCATGCTGGGCAAACGTGTTGAGGACTTGGGTAAGGCAGTGACCGATCTGCTGGTGCGTCAAAAACAGGTAACCGTGGGCATGCCGCCGAACAATGAGCATACTATAACGGCACCCTTGCCCGAGGTAGAGCTGCGCCAGCTGATACACGAT GCTTACGGCGATGACGAGAGTACGGCCATGTTGACGCAGGAGCTTATGGTATATCTGGCCATGTTCATACGCACCGAACCGCAGCTGTTCCATGAAATGTTGCGCCTGCGCGTTGGCCTTATCATTCAGGTAATGGCCAAGGAGCTGTCGCGCACGCTGAACTGCGGCGGTGAAGCCGCCTCGGAGCATCTACTTAATCTGTCGCCATTTGAGATGAAGAATCTGCTTTATCACATACTAAGCGGCAAGGAGTTTGCCGTCAGCAGCG tggcACGCGGTAATCTATCCATTGTCAGCTGCAAATCGAGTCGCGTTAGCAAGAAGAGCCAAATTGGTTTGGGTGATCCGGAGGGCGAGGATGCACTTATAGCCACCATAGATGATCGCCAGGGTCAATGgttgcgtcgtcgtcgtctcgaTGGTGCTCTAAATCGTGTGCCACGTGATTTCTATTCACGTGTTTGGACCGTGCTGGAAAGATGTCAGGGCCTGGCCATTGAGGGTCGTGTGCTGCAGCAGAGTCTGACGCAGGAGATGACGCCAGGCGAACTGAAGTTTGCCTTGGAAGTGGAAACGGCATTGAATCAAATACCACAGCCTGAATATAGGCAGCTGGTAGTGGAGGCACTCATGGTACTCACCTTGGTTACCGAGCATAATATGGTGCCCAGTCTGGGTGATATCATTTATGTAGAACATCTGGTGCACAAGGCAAATCAACTGTTCTTGGAGGATCAGCGCAAAGTGCAAGGCGATGCCACGCTCTGCTGTGCCAAGCTTAAGGATGGCaaggagcaacagcaggccGCCTCGGGCATGCTGCTCTGTGGTGGTGCCGCCTACATCTGTCAGCATCTCTATGATAG TGCGCCCAGCGGCAGCTATGGCACCATGACCTACATGTCTCGCGCTGTGGCCCTTGTGCTTGACTGTGTGCCCAAGCATGGTGAAATGGAATGCGCCATCTCCTAA